The Episyrphus balteatus chromosome 4, idEpiBalt1.1, whole genome shotgun sequence genome includes a window with the following:
- the LOC129919106 gene encoding mucin-17 → MTMKNGFSTINRLLGKQRESSNLSKSTTNLSVTKSTVNINDSSQLHQNRITPLPIATSNAPFEQTFRITVLLPRDQLYVARLGAKVRLHKLMQLVCENKQLDADKYEFQHPADPSQIFSCDLTIGAVGLSEIRLCTKSENNNTLRVEDVTSSSRHNSFSSSKFSRNSKNISNTPSLYSSINSLNSMSSSGIDTTYRNISPATTPTKPMAPVVPTRKKRLAPRPPSQILTVDSDAVSTKTFESATSNQSSSIIKTEFVSSSNNLDSRLEQTVLGTNNNNNDLSKSNISIDCNGNTKGSLHQPNEGCINEQCQETTQTKILLKSQSSLCISTNDDTSPNGIENNSSINQPEPSPRRKVQTLPKKSVPVAPPRSTKPPIELIEETQPEDKVSTALLITPVPLPRSASMENLISEPIVDNSKNITKIHMNPSPTPESNSVLQTEEVKSAPIELVDEEVKEPILDGKESWKSSTPSLESKHKSFIESSSEDDEMVKVYDLSLRKTIVKSLSNHKTSEVIEVASTNKESHQPSSPAAEKNTVKSPDLVDSSEKKVIKDIPVEPEVKIEVNLSIAEAQQPLSSPVKENLESSVPTKTQEHQNNTLIEDEPSKHIEEQRITEEVKKVENIDVIKCEELSPKPAEIIEKIKEVILETLPVKPDLPKLQEIPKTPESDTKLLITQPVVELETPNSKVIDNTITITNGTDETNLSNKQKPLLTTLERLGGDEELESIPDTAIQSTKHSLAARSSSFLSLTQFEFKNQRNQNTTDDYFSRRRSSSELSIGESPSLQSIGVMKSILNSRKSSLCGSDESKTPPIECDIHPMEEPSPKSKNNIFKTNTTIKSSEEKVYRYSGPPNIQFSTWSERPKVQVSIKDEQDCNLDKNKSGQKSPPTSIAVSKPDLVVLQRNNMNSGRDLDLVRNTQKVTLRENSISSNYSKPQNPIPTYTIPKFILGSRTSWSVATAASAVSNGNSSLTQDNRPPINQKPILRPTSMTQLNSSSVIRQTPSPSSPPPPVFGQGTLRKTGFKEKIVPLQDTNDTDVSKPIPFTLKNNQTKPQITPKTFIHSSSRTETPVSVAAVPQAPPPPPIIRAVVTKQRSQMPSSLSVDPRDQLLSAIRNFKLDELKNSNIK, encoded by the exons ATGACAATGAAGAATGGTTTTTCCACTATCAATCGATTGCTTGGTAAGCAAAGAGAAT CAAGCAACTTATCCAAGTCAACAACAAATCTTAGCGTCACCAAATCCACTGTAAATATCAACGACTCTAGTCAATTACATCAAAATAGGATAACACCTTTACCAATTGCCACAAGCAATGCACCATTTGAGCAAACTTTTCGCATCACAGTCTTGCTGCCTAGAGATCAGCTCTATGTGGCACGACTTGGTGCAAAAGTTCGATTACATAAGCTAATGCAATTGGTTTGTGAGAATAAACAACTCGACGCGGATAAATACGAGTTCCAGCATCCAG cTGATCCTAGTCAAATTTTTAGTTGTGACCTTACAATCGGAGCTGTAGGACTTTCCGAAATTCGTCTATGTACCAAATCAGAAAATAACAATACACTTCGAGTTGAAGATGTCACATCATCATCCAGGCACAATTCTTTTTCTTCGTCAAAATTTAGCAGAAATTCCAAAAACATATCAAATACCCCGAGTCTGTATAGTTCAATAAACTCACTCAATTCTATGAGTTCATCTGGAATTGATACAACATATCGCAATATTTCACCGGCAACAACTCCAACAAAGCCAATGGCTCCAGTTGTTCCAACTCGGAAAAAACGTTTGGCACCAAGGCCGCCAAGTCAAATTTTAACTGTTGATTCTGATGCtgtttcgacaaaaactttcgaATCAGCAACATCAAATCAGTCTAGTTCAATTATCAAAACAGAATTCGTGTCATCATCGAACAATCTAGATTCAAGATTGGAACAAACTGTTTTAGGCacaaacaacaataacaatGATTTAAGTAAGAGCAATATATCAATTGACTGCAATGGCAATACCAAAGGAAGTCTACATCAACCCAATGAAGGTTGTATTAATGAGCAATGCCAAGAAACGACTCAGAcaaaaattttactcaaaagTCAAAGCTCATTATGTATTTCAACAAACGATGATACTTCGCCAAATGgcattgaaaataattcaagTATCAACCAACCCGAGCCATCACCGCGAAGAAAAGTCCAAACGCTACCGAAAAAGTCAGTACCAGTGGCTCCACCAAGATCAACAAAACCTCCAATTGAATTGATTGAAGAAACTCAACCTGAAGATAAAGTGTCCACAGCGCTTTTAATAACTCCTGTGCCTTTGCCCAGGTCAGCTTCAATGGAGAACTTAATTTCAGAACCCATAGTTGAcaattccaaaaatataaccaaGATTCATATGAATCCAAGTCCAACACCTGAATCAAATTCGGTCTTACAAACCGAAGAGGTTAAATCAGCTCCTATCGAGCTTGTTGATGAGGAGGTTAAGGAGCCCATTTTAGATGGAAAAGAATCGTGGAAGAGTTCTACGCCAAGTTTAGAATCAAAACACAAGTCATTCATTGAATCAAGCTCTGAAGATGATGAAATGGTCAAGGTTTATGATCTAAGCCTTAGAAAGACTATCGTGAAAAGTTTGTCAAATCATAAGACCTCTGAAGTCATTGAGGTAGCGTCGACAAATAAAGAGTCACATCAACCAAGTTCTCCTGCTGCGGAGAAAAATACTGTCAAATCTCCAGACTTGGTTGATTCATCTGAAAAAAAGGTCATAAAGGATATTCCAGTGGAACCTGAAGTCAAAATTGAGGTCAATTTGTCAATTGCGGAAGCTCAACAGCCTCTTAGCAGTCCTGTTAAAGAGAATCTAGAGTCAAGTGTACCAACCAAGACCCAAGAGCACCAAAACAATACACTTATCGAAGATGAGCCTAGTAAACATATAGAAGAACAACGAATAACAGAGGAAGTAAAAAAAGTAGAGAATATTGATGTCATCAAATGCGAGGAACTTTCACCCAAACCCGCAGAAATCATCGAGAAAATTAAAGAAGTAATATTAGAAACCCTTCCGGTAAAACCAGATTTGCCAAAATTACaagaaattccaaaaacccccgAATCAGATACCAAGCTATTGATCACACAACCTGTCGTTGAATTGGAAACACCCAATTCCAAAGTTATTGACAACACGATAACCATCACTAACGGCACTGATGAAACAAACCTTTCTAACAAACAAAAACCATTGCTAACCACATTGGAACGTTTAGGAGGTGATGAAGAGCTAGAAAGCATACCAGACACAGCAATACAATCAACCAAACACAGTTTGGCAGCTCGTAGCTCTTCATTTCTATCGCTGACACAATTCGAATTTAAAAATCAGCGAAATCAAAACACTACCGATGACTATTTCAGTCGACGTCGGTCGTCGAGTGAACTCAGCATTGGTGAATCACCAAGTCTCCAAAGCATTGGAGTCATGAAGTCTATTTTGAATTCACGAAAAAGCAGTTTATGCGGCTCGGATGAATCAAAAACCCCCCCAATTGAATGTGATATCCATCCAATGGAAGAACCATCACCAAAgagtaaaaataatatatttaaaacaaatacaacaatTAAATCGAGTGAAGAGAAAGTCTATCGGTATTCTGGGCCACCGAATATACAATTTTCCACATGGAGTGAACGACCAAAGGTTCAGGTTTCAATAAAAGATGAACAAGACTGCAATTTGGATAAAAATAAGAGCGGCCAAAAGTCACCACCAACAAGTATAGCGGTTAGTAAGCCAGATTTGGTGGTGCTGCAGAGAAATAATATGAATTCCGGTAGAGATTTGGATCTTGTTAGAAATACTCAAAAGGTGACACTGAGAGAGAACAGCATCAGTTCAAACTATTCAAAACCGCAGAATCCAATACCAACTTATACAATTCCAAAGTTTATATTGGGCTCTCGAACGTCTTGGTCTGTTGCAACAGCAGCTTCAGCTGTTTCAAATGGGAACAGCTCGTTAACACAAGATAATCGACCGCCCATCAATCAGAAACCCATATTGCGACCGACTTCGATGACACAACTTAATTCAAGTTCTGTGATCAGACAAACTCCGTCGCCGTCGTCGCCACCGCCACCAGTTTTTGGTCAGGGTACTTTGCGAAAGACCggttttaaggaaaaaattgtACCTTTACAAGATACTAATGATACTGATGTCTCAAAACCAATACCCTTTACCctcaaaaataaccaaacaaaaccacaaatcacaccaaaaacctttatACACAGCAGCTCGCGGACAGAAACACCTGTTTCAGTAGCGGCTGTTCCTCAAGCACCTCCTCCACCACCAATTATTCGAGCAGTTGTGACAAAACAGAGATCACAGATGCCATCATCGTTATCTGTGGATCCTAGAGATCAGTTACTTTCGGCAATACGTAACTTCAAACTGGACGAACTTAAGAattcaaatattaaatga